From one Lotus japonicus ecotype B-129 chromosome 3, LjGifu_v1.2 genomic stretch:
- the LOC130746124 gene encoding U-box domain-containing protein 33-like isoform X2 produces the protein MAVVSHVLATPQGIISGNSLGDFRLPRMLTTRREIIEEPNQSVVNDTIYVAVAKDVKDSRLNLIWAIQNSGGKKICILHVHVPSHMIPISDMGAKFPASALKEQEVEAYREVERQDMHKTLDAYLLICQRMGVRAEKLHIEMNCIEKGIVELISTYNIQKLVMGAASDKYHSRRMTDLRSKKAIYVKEQAPASCRIQFICKGYLIYTRDRSLSGGNVGVTSPLVQQMPNTEVGLLTHFRSHSVSFGKSVKDQVLFRRASSTNDGHGKSIASVFSPCSQSGSVMSPNLINDGSENVLELSLRGLSSIKEDLHHSSPPSVLDGGMNDTLYDQLEQAMSEAENARCDVYQEALRRGKAEKFAIDAIRRTKATEIMYKEELKQRKEAEEELDNAKAEIDNMISQRDKVNKELQLARDQKTSLRNQITSTELTMKDLEQKIMSAVDLLQNCKNERDDLQIQRDNALREAENFKKEQGEASSTHHVLPLFSEFSFSEIVEATGNFNPSMKIGEGGYGSIFRGILRHTEVAIKMLNPNSTQGPSEFQQEVEVLSKLRHPNLITLIGACPESWTLVYEYLPNGSLEDRLCCKDNTHALSWQTRINIATELCSALIFLHSSKPHSIVHADLKPSNILLDANLVSKLSDFGICRVLSCQEDSSNNSTEFWRTMPKGTFVYMDPEFLNSGELTEKSDVYSFGIILLRLITGRPALGIIKEVQCALHAGKLKSLLDPLSGDLPFEQAEKLACLALRCCDMNRNSRPNLHSDVWRTLELMRASCGGTHTFELSSQGHCQPPPYFICPILQEVMRDPHVAADGFTYEAEAIRGWLESGHDTSPRTSSKLTHYNLVSNHALRYAIQDWLQSH, from the exons ATGGCTGTGGTAAGTCATGTGCTAGCAACTCCACAAGGGATCATTTCCGGGAACTCACTTGGTGATTTTAGGCTTCCTAGAATGTTGACCACAAGGAGAGAAATTATAGAAGAGCCTAATCAAAGTGTTGTTAATGACACAATCTATGTTGCTGTGGCAAAAGATGTGAAAGATAGCAGACTAAATCTTATATGGGCAATACAGAACTCTGGAGGAAAGAAAATTTGCATCCTTCACGTTCACGTGCCATCACATATGATCCCCATCAGTGACA TGGGTGCTAAATTTCCAGCAAGTGCATTGAAAGAGCAGGAAGTTGAAGCTTACCGCGAAGTTGAAAGGCAAGACATGCATAAAACTCTGGATGCTTATCTTCTTATCTGTCAAAGGATGGGG GTGCGGGCAGAGAAACTACACATTGAAATGAATTGTATTGAAAAAGGAATTGTAGAACTCATCTCCACTTATAACATACAAAAGCTTGTAATGGGAGCAGCTTCAGACAAGTACCATTCAAG GAGAATGACAGACCTCAGATCTAAGAAAGCTATCTATGTAAAGGAACAAGCTCCAGCTTCTTGTCGTATACAATTCATTTGCAAAGGATACCTTATCTACACAAG GGATCGCAGTTTGAGTGGAGGAAATGTAGGGGTCACATCTCCTTTGGTGCAGCAAATGCCAAACACTGAAGTTGGGCTTTTAACTCACTTTAGATCTCATTCTGTTTCCTTTGGGAAAAGTGTGAAAGATCAAGTGTTATTTCGCAGAGCAAGCTCCACCAATGATGGACATGGAAAGAGCATTGCATCTGTTTTCTCACCGTGCTCTCAGAGTGGTTCAGTAATGAGCCCAAATTTGATTAATGatggaagtgaaaatgtattggAATTGAGTTTGAGGGGACTTTCTAGTATTAAAGAGGATCTCCATCATTCATCGCCTCCTAGTGTGCTG GATGGTGGAATGAATGATACTCTTTATGATCAACTAGAGCAGGCAATGTCTGAGGCTGAGAATGCTAGGTGTGATGTGTATCAAGAAGCTCTTAGGCGTGGGAAAGCTGAAAAATTTGCCATTGATGCTATACGCAGG ACTAAAGCCACTGAAATCATGTATAAAGAAGAGCTGAAACAAAGGAAAGAGGCAGAGGAAGAACTAGACAATGCAAAAGCAGAAATTGATAACATGATTAGCCAAAGGGACAAAGTTAATAAGGAGCTCCAACTTGCTCGAGATCAGAAGACATCACTACGGAATCAAATTACATCAACTGAACTTACCATGAAGGATTTGGAGCAGAAGATTATGTCTGCTGTGGATCTGTTACAAAACTGCAAGAATGAACGAGATGATTTGCAAATTCAGCGCGATAATGCTTTGAGAGAggctgaaaattttaaaaaagaacAAGGAGAGGCCTCAAGCACACATCATGTGCTTCCACTCTTCTCTGAATTCTCTTTCTCAGAGATTGTAGAAGCAACAGGTAACTTCAATCCATCCATGAAGATTGGTGAAGGTGGATATGGAAGTATATTCAGAGGTATCCTGCGTCACACTGAGGTGGCTATCAAAATGTTGAACCCCAACAGCACACAAGGACCCTCAGAGTTCCAACAGGAG GTTGAAGTATTGAGCAAGTTAAGGCATCCAAATCTTATCACACTTATAGGAGCCTGCCCAGAATCATGGACTCTTGTCTATGAGTATCTCCCCAATGGAAGCCTTGAAGATCGTCTCTGTTGCAAGGATAACACGCATGCATTATCGTGGCAAACTCGGATAAACATTGCGACAGAACTATGTTCTGCTCTCATTTTTCTCCACTCTAGTAAACCTCACAGCATAGTGCATGCTGACTTAAAACCCTCCAACATTCTCCTTGATGCAAACCTTGTTAGTAAGCTCAGCGACTTCGGGATCTGCCGCGTACTATCCTGTCAAGAGGATTCTAGTAACAATAGCACAGAGTTTTGGAGAACTATGCCAAAAGGAACTTTTGTGTACATGGATCCTGAATTCCTCAATTCAGGGGAACTTACTGAAAAATCAGATGTTTATTCATTTGGTATCATACTTTTGAGGTTGATTACTGGGAGACCAGCCTTGGGAATAATAAAAGAAGTGCAATGTGCTTTGCATGCTGGCAAGTTGAAATCCCTCTTGGATCCTTTGTCTGGAGACTTGCCATTTGAGCAGGCTGAGAAGTTGGCTTGCTTGGCTTTGAGGTGTTGTGATATGAACAGAAATAGCAGGCCAAACCTTCATTCAGATGTATGGAGGACACTGGAGCTAATGAGGGCATCTTGTGGAGGCACACACACCTTTGAACTAAGTTCTCAAGGGCACTGCCAGCCTCCTCCATATTTTATTTGTCCTATCTTACAG GAAGTCATGCGAGATCCACATGTGGCTGCAGATGGTTTCACTTATGAAGCTGAAGCTATACGAGGATGGCTGGAAAGCGGTCATGACACTTCACCAAGGACAAGTTCTAAGCTTACACATTACAATCTTGTTTCCAACCATGCTCTCCGCTATGCAATCCAGGACTGGCTTCAAAGTCATTGA
- the LOC130746124 gene encoding U-box domain-containing protein 33-like isoform X1, with amino-acid sequence MAVVSHVLATPQGIISGNSLGDFRLPRMLTTRREIIEEPNQSVVNDTIYVAVAKDVKDSRLNLIWAIQNSGGKKICILHVHVPSHMIPISDMGAKFPASALKEQEVEAYREVERQDMHKTLDAYLLICQRMGVRAEKLHIEMNCIEKGIVELISTYNIQKLVMGAASDKYHSRRMTDLRSKKAIYVKEQAPASCRIQFICKGYLIYTRDRSLSGGNVGVTSPLVQQMPNTEVGLLTHFRSHSVSFGKSVKDQVLFRRASSTNDGHGKSIASVFSPCSQSGSVMSPNLINDGSENVLELSLRGLSSIKEDLHHSSPPSVLQDGGMNDTLYDQLEQAMSEAENARCDVYQEALRRGKAEKFAIDAIRRTKATEIMYKEELKQRKEAEEELDNAKAEIDNMISQRDKVNKELQLARDQKTSLRNQITSTELTMKDLEQKIMSAVDLLQNCKNERDDLQIQRDNALREAENFKKEQGEASSTHHVLPLFSEFSFSEIVEATGNFNPSMKIGEGGYGSIFRGILRHTEVAIKMLNPNSTQGPSEFQQEVEVLSKLRHPNLITLIGACPESWTLVYEYLPNGSLEDRLCCKDNTHALSWQTRINIATELCSALIFLHSSKPHSIVHADLKPSNILLDANLVSKLSDFGICRVLSCQEDSSNNSTEFWRTMPKGTFVYMDPEFLNSGELTEKSDVYSFGIILLRLITGRPALGIIKEVQCALHAGKLKSLLDPLSGDLPFEQAEKLACLALRCCDMNRNSRPNLHSDVWRTLELMRASCGGTHTFELSSQGHCQPPPYFICPILQEVMRDPHVAADGFTYEAEAIRGWLESGHDTSPRTSSKLTHYNLVSNHALRYAIQDWLQSH; translated from the exons ATGGCTGTGGTAAGTCATGTGCTAGCAACTCCACAAGGGATCATTTCCGGGAACTCACTTGGTGATTTTAGGCTTCCTAGAATGTTGACCACAAGGAGAGAAATTATAGAAGAGCCTAATCAAAGTGTTGTTAATGACACAATCTATGTTGCTGTGGCAAAAGATGTGAAAGATAGCAGACTAAATCTTATATGGGCAATACAGAACTCTGGAGGAAAGAAAATTTGCATCCTTCACGTTCACGTGCCATCACATATGATCCCCATCAGTGACA TGGGTGCTAAATTTCCAGCAAGTGCATTGAAAGAGCAGGAAGTTGAAGCTTACCGCGAAGTTGAAAGGCAAGACATGCATAAAACTCTGGATGCTTATCTTCTTATCTGTCAAAGGATGGGG GTGCGGGCAGAGAAACTACACATTGAAATGAATTGTATTGAAAAAGGAATTGTAGAACTCATCTCCACTTATAACATACAAAAGCTTGTAATGGGAGCAGCTTCAGACAAGTACCATTCAAG GAGAATGACAGACCTCAGATCTAAGAAAGCTATCTATGTAAAGGAACAAGCTCCAGCTTCTTGTCGTATACAATTCATTTGCAAAGGATACCTTATCTACACAAG GGATCGCAGTTTGAGTGGAGGAAATGTAGGGGTCACATCTCCTTTGGTGCAGCAAATGCCAAACACTGAAGTTGGGCTTTTAACTCACTTTAGATCTCATTCTGTTTCCTTTGGGAAAAGTGTGAAAGATCAAGTGTTATTTCGCAGAGCAAGCTCCACCAATGATGGACATGGAAAGAGCATTGCATCTGTTTTCTCACCGTGCTCTCAGAGTGGTTCAGTAATGAGCCCAAATTTGATTAATGatggaagtgaaaatgtattggAATTGAGTTTGAGGGGACTTTCTAGTATTAAAGAGGATCTCCATCATTCATCGCCTCCTAGTGTGCTG CAGGATGGTGGAATGAATGATACTCTTTATGATCAACTAGAGCAGGCAATGTCTGAGGCTGAGAATGCTAGGTGTGATGTGTATCAAGAAGCTCTTAGGCGTGGGAAAGCTGAAAAATTTGCCATTGATGCTATACGCAGG ACTAAAGCCACTGAAATCATGTATAAAGAAGAGCTGAAACAAAGGAAAGAGGCAGAGGAAGAACTAGACAATGCAAAAGCAGAAATTGATAACATGATTAGCCAAAGGGACAAAGTTAATAAGGAGCTCCAACTTGCTCGAGATCAGAAGACATCACTACGGAATCAAATTACATCAACTGAACTTACCATGAAGGATTTGGAGCAGAAGATTATGTCTGCTGTGGATCTGTTACAAAACTGCAAGAATGAACGAGATGATTTGCAAATTCAGCGCGATAATGCTTTGAGAGAggctgaaaattttaaaaaagaacAAGGAGAGGCCTCAAGCACACATCATGTGCTTCCACTCTTCTCTGAATTCTCTTTCTCAGAGATTGTAGAAGCAACAGGTAACTTCAATCCATCCATGAAGATTGGTGAAGGTGGATATGGAAGTATATTCAGAGGTATCCTGCGTCACACTGAGGTGGCTATCAAAATGTTGAACCCCAACAGCACACAAGGACCCTCAGAGTTCCAACAGGAG GTTGAAGTATTGAGCAAGTTAAGGCATCCAAATCTTATCACACTTATAGGAGCCTGCCCAGAATCATGGACTCTTGTCTATGAGTATCTCCCCAATGGAAGCCTTGAAGATCGTCTCTGTTGCAAGGATAACACGCATGCATTATCGTGGCAAACTCGGATAAACATTGCGACAGAACTATGTTCTGCTCTCATTTTTCTCCACTCTAGTAAACCTCACAGCATAGTGCATGCTGACTTAAAACCCTCCAACATTCTCCTTGATGCAAACCTTGTTAGTAAGCTCAGCGACTTCGGGATCTGCCGCGTACTATCCTGTCAAGAGGATTCTAGTAACAATAGCACAGAGTTTTGGAGAACTATGCCAAAAGGAACTTTTGTGTACATGGATCCTGAATTCCTCAATTCAGGGGAACTTACTGAAAAATCAGATGTTTATTCATTTGGTATCATACTTTTGAGGTTGATTACTGGGAGACCAGCCTTGGGAATAATAAAAGAAGTGCAATGTGCTTTGCATGCTGGCAAGTTGAAATCCCTCTTGGATCCTTTGTCTGGAGACTTGCCATTTGAGCAGGCTGAGAAGTTGGCTTGCTTGGCTTTGAGGTGTTGTGATATGAACAGAAATAGCAGGCCAAACCTTCATTCAGATGTATGGAGGACACTGGAGCTAATGAGGGCATCTTGTGGAGGCACACACACCTTTGAACTAAGTTCTCAAGGGCACTGCCAGCCTCCTCCATATTTTATTTGTCCTATCTTACAG GAAGTCATGCGAGATCCACATGTGGCTGCAGATGGTTTCACTTATGAAGCTGAAGCTATACGAGGATGGCTGGAAAGCGGTCATGACACTTCACCAAGGACAAGTTCTAAGCTTACACATTACAATCTTGTTTCCAACCATGCTCTCCGCTATGCAATCCAGGACTGGCTTCAAAGTCATTGA
- the LOC130744768 gene encoding signal peptide peptidase-like 4, with amino-acid sequence MRGKRGLLARSSDHLVRESPDDGHAVRLAKSWPRNGVEGDGGGADRRPWRKSTPPPSKRWWERKLKGTGRCESQVLVRAGSIGGNNNLINKFHYHFLLNSLTLSTATSSSSKIPLYLTQNHFFIAFSNTLFPSTLNFPSRFSLLLMASLGAIYTVVLYVFLLAATLVSAGDIVHHDDVAPTRPGCENNFVLVKVPTWIDGVESREYVGVGARFGPTLESKEKHANHTRVVMADPPDCCSKPKNKLTSEIILVHRGKCSFTTKANIADEAGASAILIINYRTELFKMVCEENETDVDIGIPAVMLPQEAGLTLERHIKNNSIVSIQLYSPLRPLVDVAEVFLWLMAVGTILCASYWSAWTAREAAIEQEKLLKDASDEYVNAEKENVGSKGYVEISTGAAILFVVLASCFLVMLYKLMSHRFVEVLVVLFCIGGVEGLQTCLVALLSCFRWFQHPAQTFVKIPFFGAVSYLTLAITPFCIVFAVVWAVYRHASVAWIGQDILGIALIITVLQIVRIPNLKVGTVLLSCAFLYDIIWVFLSKRWFHESVMIVVARGGKSGEDGIPMLLKIPRLFDPWGGYSIIGFGDIILPGLLVAFSLRYDWLAKKKLRAGYFLWAMTAYGLGLLITYVALNLMDGHGQPALLYIVPFTLGTFLSLGKKRGELKILWAKGEPKRSCPHIQEDNQSFNHH; translated from the exons ATGAGAGGGAAGAGGGGATTACTTGCGAGGAGCAGTGACCATCTTGTTCGTGAGAGTCCTGACGACGGTCATGCAGTAAGACTGGCGAAGTCTTGGCCTAGAAATGGTGTCGAAGGGGATGGGGGCGGTGCGGATCGCAGACCTTGGAGAAAAAGTACTCCTCCGCCTTCGAAACGCTGGTGGGAGAGGAAGCTGAAGGGGACGGGGCGGTGCGAATCGCAGGTTTTGGTTCGGGCTGGGAGCATAGGAG ggaataATAATTTGATTAATAAATTCCACTATCATTTTCTTCTCAATTCTCTCACTCTCTCCACCgccacttcctcctcctccaagaTTCCTCTGTACCTAActcaaaatcacttttttatagCTTTCTCAAATACCCTTTTCCCTTCCACCCTCAATTTCCCATCAAGattctctcttcttctcatGGCTTCACTGGGAGCCATATACACTGTAGTACTCTATGTGTTCCTTCTTGCTGCCACTTTGGTTTCTGCTGGGGATATAGTTCATCATGATGATGTTGCTCCTACAAGGCCTGGTTGTGAGAATAACTTTGTTCTG GTCAAAGTCCCCACTTGGATTGATGGTGTGGAAAGCCGTGAGTATGTTGGAGTTGGTGCAAGATTTGGCCCTACATTggaatcaaaagaaaaacatgcCAATCACACTAGAGTTGTCATGGCTGATCCTCCTGATTGTTGTAGCAAGCCTAAGAATAAG CTCACTAGCGAGATCATTTTGGTACACCGAGGAAAATGTAGTTTCACAACCAAGGCAAATATAGCTGATGAAGCTGGTGCTTCAGCCATCCTCATTATTAACTACCGTACAG AACTTTTCAAGATGGTTTGTGAAGAAAATGAAACTGATGTCGATATTGGAATACCTGCTGTCATGCTTCCACAAGAGGCTGGCTTAACATTGGAAAGACATATTAAAAACAACTCCATAG TGTCCATACAGTTATACTCTCCACTGCGTCCATTGGTTGATGTCGCGGAAGTATTTTTGTGGCTCATGGCTGTTGGTACCATTTTATGTGCTTCTTATTGGTCTGCCTGGACTGCCAGAGAAGCAGCTATTGAGCAAGAGAAGCTTTTAAAG GATGCTTCAGATGAATATGTTAAtgcagaaaaagaaaatgttggTTCCAAGGGTTACGTGGAAATCAGTACGGGAGCAGCAATTTTATTCGTTGTGCTTGCTTCTTGTTTCTTGGTTATGCTGTACAAATTAATGTCACACCGGTTTGTTGAAGTTCTGGTGGTTCTATTTTGTATTGGTGGGGTAGAG GGACTGCAAACTTGTTTAGTAGCTCTGTTATCTTG TTTCAGATGGTTTCAACATCCTGCACAAACATTTGTGAAGATACCCTTCTTTGGAGCTGTCTCATATCTGACACTTGCCATTACTCCCTTCTGCATTGTGTTCGCTGTTGTTTGGGCAGTATATCGTCATGCATCAGTTGCTTGGATTGGTCAAGATATTCTT GGCATCGCGCTGATAATTACAGTTCTTCAGATTGTTCGCATACCAAATCTCAAG GTTGGGACTGTTCTTCTCAGTTGTGCCTTTCTGTATGACATCATATGGGTGTTTCTCTCTAAACGGTGGTTCCATGAGAGTGTGATGATAGTG GTAGCTCGAGGAGGTAAGAGTGGAGAAGACGGTATCCCCATGCTTCTCAAGATACCACGTTTGTTTGATCCTTGGGGTGGTTACAGCATCATTGGTTTTGGGGACATAATCTTACCAGGACTTCTGGTAGCATTTTCACTAAG GTATGATTGGTTAGCAAAGAAGAAGCTTCGTGCTGGATACTTCTTGTGGGCAATGACTGCTTATGGTTTAG GTCTCCTCATCACATATGTGGCTTTGAACTTGATGGATGGGCATGGCCAGCCGGCTTTGCTTTATATAGTCCCATTTACACTTG GCACCTTTTTGTCATTGGGAAAGAAGAGAGGTGAGTTAAAGATTTTATGGGCAAAAGGAGAACCAAAAAGGTCTTGCCCGCATATCCAAGAGGATAACCAATCATTTAACCACCATTGA
- the LOC130746125 gene encoding SKP1-like protein 21: MSEIDMPVIKPEMMKPYVWLQTSDDSIQQVEQEIAMFCPLICQEIIQKGTGSSKNCAICLPQQVSPAMLSLILDYCRFHQVPGRSNKERKSYDEKFVRIDTERLCELTSAADSLQLKPLVDLTSRALARIIEGKTPEEIREIFHLPDDLTEEEKLEPLRNITDDPRIRLLNRLYAKKRKELKERGRLKNAEAEEEHVDERSVDDLLSFINGNDGDSKEIKTSKNKKKNRRKKEQQKNSLKEVSELNKKAVNGHNIRPESSEVDICETSNSQYREDDTFPSKLEFDDGDIDDEIDPALKEKIDREVEDFARRLNSDWPERMQEFLTSGQERNTMLFSTHGTGFLRRHA, from the exons ATGTCAGAAATTGATATGCCTGTTATTAAACCTGAG ATGATGAAGCCTTATGTATGGCTTCAAACGTCCGATGATTCAATCCAACAAGTGGAACAAGAAATTGCAATGTTTTGCCCACTGATATGCCAAGAAATTATACAAAAAGGCACCGGATCTTCCAAGAACTGTGCAATATGTCTTCCTCAACAAGTCAGTCCTGCTATGTTGAGCTTAATTCTTGATTATTGTCGATTCCATCAAGTACCAGGCCGCTCAAACAAG GAACGAAAGTCTTATGATGAGAAATTCGTTAGGATAGACACAGAAAGGCTCTGTGAGTTAACGTCTGCTGCAGACAGCCTTCAGTTAAAGCCACTGGTTGATCTTACCAGTCGTGCACTTGCTCGAATAATTGAAGGGAAAACGCCGGAGGAGATACGTGAGATATTTCATTTGCCTGATGACCTTACAGAG GAAGAGAAGTTGGAGCCCTTGAGGAACATAACGGATGATCCAAGGATCAGGCTTTTAAACCGTTTGTATGCCAAAAAACGGAAAGAACTAAAGGAGCGTGGAAGGTTAAAG AATGCTGAAGCTGAAGAAGAGCATGTAGATGAACGATCAGTTGACGACCTTTTGTCTTTTATTAATGGAAACGATGGAG ATTCAAAGGAAATTAAGACTTCCAAGAACAAAAAGAAGAACCGCAGGAAAAAGGAGCAACAGAAGAACTCTTTAAAAGAAGTGTCTGAGCTGAATAAGAAG GCGGTAAACGGTCATAACATCAGACCCGAAAGTTCTGAAGTTGATATATGTGAGACCTCAAATTCGCAATATAGAGAAGATGACACTTTTCCTTCGAAGCTTGAGTTTGATGATGGTGATATAGATGATGAGATTGATCCTGCATTGAAGGAAAAAATCGACAG GGAAGTGGAAGATTTTGCCCGCAGATTAAATTCTGACTGGCCAGAGAGAATGCAAGAATTCTTAACGTCAGGGCAAGAAAGGAATACAATGCTTTTCAGTACTCATGGGACTGGTTTTCTAAGACGACATGCTT GA